ACCGTCGTGACGACGACCTCGTCGGGCAGATACTCGTTGGCGAGTTTCCGCAGGGCGCGCAGGGCGGCGACGTCCTGGACGACGTTGCCGACCTGGCCGTAGCCCAGCGTGACCGACCGAACGCCCTGGGTGGCCGCGAGCTGGCCCTCGACGATCCCGATCGCGATCGCGATCGACGGCGGAACGAGCGTCCCTGTGAGGGGGCCGAAGGGCTCGCGGTTGATCCGGACGCCGCGTTCGGTGTAGGCGCCGGCCAGCCGGTCGACGAACTGCCAGTGTTCGATCGTCTCGGCGAGGCCGTGTTCTTTCGTGTACGGGATGTTGTACGAAATTGGCCCACCCTCGAAGCTCTGGAAGCCGCCCGCGAACGTGATCGCCGCGAGCAGGCGGGCGTCGGGCGTGCCGTGGCGGACCTCGATCGGGGCGTCGATCGCCTCAATCAGGTCCCGGCAGCCGTCGACGCCGTGGTTGACGGCCGGAAAGCCGTTCAGGGTGTCCTCGTTCGTCTCGCGGGCCTTCTCGAGGCCGGTCTGGGCTTTCCCGTACTCGTTGTCCCTGGTGTAGGAGTCGATCGTCGTGGGGAGGAGATCGGCCTCGCCCTCGCGGTGGAGATACTCGAGGAGCTCGATCTGGCTCTCGAGCCGTGGGACGCCCGCCCGTGGCTGCAACAGCGGGTTGTCGGCCGACTCGAGGACTTCCGCGAATCGCTTCTCGCGCGGGAGCGACTCGTGATAGGCGATCGCCTCGTCGAAGCCGACGTCCGCGCCAGTCGGCCAGTCGGATCGGATTTCGTCGTCGATACGCCGTAGCTCGTCGGAAGGAATGCGTTCGTCTCGTATCATCTAGCTCGTCTAGGACGTGATCGTGGCACGCTCTCGCTCCGTCGTCGTCACCTGCAGGTCTCGCTCGAGCGCCGCGATCGCCTCTTCGGGGTCGGTCTCGGAGTCGAAGACCCGGTCGAACCCGAGTGCTTCGAACGTCGCACGGGTCTCCTCGAAGTCGTCCTGGCCGACCGCGAGGTTGCCGCCGATGTAGGTGATCGCGTCGATGCCGTAGGAGTCGAGGACGTCGTGAAAGCCCTGACAGTCCTGCTCGGCGTGACCGTAGAGCGAGGAGACCAGTACAGCCTCGGCGTCGTGTGCTACTGCGGCCTCGGCGAACTCCTCCTGGGAGGTCTGGACACCGAGGTTCACGACGTCGAAGCCGGCTGCACTGAACGCTTGCTCGAGGATCGTGATTCCGACGACGTGCGCGTCGGAGCCGATCACACCGAGAACGACCGTTCTGGGCATTGTATGATCGACCATGAGGAATAGGGACTTAACTCTAATGGTTTTTCATGATAATACTCCTTATACAGCCTTCCACTCTCTCAGTGAGGGATGGTTTCACACCTCGAGTGGTACGTGTGAACATCATCATGATCTATCGTAAAGGTTTTTGAGGCGGTCCATACATCGAGAGGCTATGGGAGCGCTCTCTACCTTACGCGTCCTCGATCTGACGCAGGTGCTCGCCGGACCGTACTGCACGATGTTGCTCGCGGACATGGGCGCAGACGTCGTAAAGATCGAGCGACCTGGCGGCGACTTCATCCGCCCGAACCCACCGTTCGCCGACGATCCCGACGAGGAAGCCTACGGCGGCTACTTCCAGAGCGTCAATCGCGGCAAACGCAGCATCGAGCTCGACCTCGGCGACGACGAGGATCGCGAGGCCTTTCTCTCGCTGGTCGAGAAGGCGGACGTCGTCGTCGAGAACTACCGCGCGGGCACGATGGAGAAGTTCGACCTCGGCTATGAGACGCTGCGTGAGCACAAT
This portion of the Natronobeatus ordinarius genome encodes:
- a CDS encoding methylaspartate mutase subunit E; amino-acid sequence: MIRDERIPSDELRRIDDEIRSDWPTGADVGFDEAIAYHESLPREKRFAEVLESADNPLLQPRAGVPRLESQIELLEYLHREGEADLLPTTIDSYTRDNEYGKAQTGLEKARETNEDTLNGFPAVNHGVDGCRDLIEAIDAPIEVRHGTPDARLLAAITFAGGFQSFEGGPISYNIPYTKEHGLAETIEHWQFVDRLAGAYTERGVRINREPFGPLTGTLVPPSIAIAIGIVEGQLAATQGVRSVTLGYGQVGNVVQDVAALRALRKLANEYLPDEVVVTTVFHEWMGGFPPDEARANGVISLGGMTAAIARPDKVITKSPQEFQGVPTMEANAAGLRTTRQIIDMAIEQNIDIDGVDEEQELIERETHCLMETILDHGDGDVAWGTIKAFESGALDVPFAPSDSAQGSVLPARDDDGRVRIFEWADLEMDDEIKEIHKARLSQRAETEGREQSFRMVADDVDAISDGKLIGRPSGRGRGAGGVGNAD
- the glmS gene encoding methylaspartate mutase subunit S, which translates into the protein MVDHTMPRTVVLGVIGSDAHVVGITILEQAFSAAGFDVVNLGVQTSQEEFAEAAVAHDAEAVLVSSLYGHAEQDCQGFHDVLDSYGIDAITYIGGNLAVGQDDFEETRATFEALGFDRVFDSETDPEEAIAALERDLQVTTTERERATITS